Part of the Candoia aspera isolate rCanAsp1 chromosome 1, rCanAsp1.hap2, whole genome shotgun sequence genome, AGGAAGGGCGTCAGTTTTGCTAGTGGGGGAAATCAAATAGCCCATGAGATGGGTTTGCCTGCTAAAGGACCCCAGACTCTTTTGTCCTTTCTCCATCACTGCAAAGCACATTCCAACAAAAGAATGCAGGGTGAAAATAAAGTGATCCATTAACAACCGGGAGGGAAGCTTACAAAAACACGCCCGCATCGCTGCATAGGGACCTGTTGAGGCCAATCCTGCTAATCTTAACAGAAGGGCTTCTCTTTGGATTGACAGCCCATTCCCGGCCATCTCTCTTTTCAAATTCACACTccatcaagtttttaaaaaatcagaatccaTACCAgaaaccaggattttttttttaaaccctctaTAAACCAGATTGGAACAGGATGAACTTCAGTGCCTATCTGAAGCTGCAGGGACTCTGTCTGCGGCTTGACCAAGCACTGTCTCTTCTGCTTTGCAGCAATTCTATCCCAACTCAAGGAAAAAAGAGCAACGTTTGGCTGCCTTACCCTGTTCCCCAAACGGACGCCCTTCACACGGACTGCGCTGCAACTCCCACAAAGCTGAAGGCCTGACTTGGAGGaccacccccccaccccggtCAGGAGCCCAAATggtgtgcattttttaaatgggctcccattaaaaaagaaaagaaaactaggtGTCCAGCCCACTCCGCTTGCGGCAAGCAGATTTCACGAGCCACCTCCCCGCTGATCTCCTATTATTGTTGTTATCATAGTTTCGACGGCTGGCTTTCCAAGATGGGACGCTGAGGCTGCAACGCCCCAAGGATAACCCCAGCCCTGAAAATGTCAGGAACAGGGAGCCAGGCTGGACGGGGGGCCAGGGGCGCCTCGGGCGGGTTCACACGACGCGCTAACCCCGCGAGCGCTCAGCTTCGCGCCGAGCCCGGAGCCCAGCCGCTGCAGCCGGGAAGCGCGGCTCAGAGTCGGACCGGGAGGGCCGGGCCAGCCCAGCCCGCCCAGCCCGCGGCGACCGAGTCGACCGGCCGGGCCTGAACGGGCGGCGCAAAGCGCGATCGCGCGTGCCACTTGCGACGCGGGCGAAATGGAGCCCGCTCCAGCGCAGCCGGGTCGCAACGCCCGCCCCAAAGCCAAGGGGGCAActtccccgccgccgccgccgccgccgccgcccgcgctCACCTGCCAGGAGGCGGAGGGGATTTCGCCGAAGCCGCCCAGGCCGCCCAGGGCGTAGCAGTCGTCCACGCGCCGCGCCGCGTCCGAGCAGTGCCAGAGCAAGCCGAAGCTCacctccccgccgccgccgccgccgccgccgccgccgccttccagGGCGGCGGGCGCGGTCCCCCCCCAGCGCCGGCCGCCCCCGCGCTCGCGGACGATCCACGCCGGCGAGAGGAAGCCGAAGCTGCAGACGGCCACCAGGCAGGAGGACAGGAGGACCCAGAAGCAGCCCACGCCGCTGAACATCCTGGGCAGAGCCGCGGCGGGAGGCGCCCGGCCCGCCGCCGATGCCGCCGCCACCGCCGGGCGCTCGGGCAGCAGCGCCGCCTCCCCGCGCCCGCCGGCCGCCGCCTTCTTCTTCCGGCGCGCCggcatggaggggaggggaggggaggggtgggggggccGGGCCAGGCGGCGCCCCCTCCGGGCTCACAGCAGCCGCGGGCGGGCCATGAGCGCGGCGGAGCCCGGGAGCCGGCGCCTGCCGCAGGTGCcgcctcctccgccgccgccgccgctgctgctgcgccgccgccgcctggCCGCCCGGCGCTTGGCCTCGCCTTCCCGGTGGGCGGCTCCCTGGAGCCGGCCCCCCATCACGTGCGGCCCGGGAGGCACGCCGGGCCCCCTCCCCGGGCTGGCTTTGCCAGGGGGCAGCGGAGGGCAGGGGGCGAGGGAGTGGGGAGCAAAGCCGGGCTCGGGGATGCGCGGGGCGGGGGGCTCCCGGGGGACGCGGAGGCTTTGAACGCGCCCCCCCCCCGGTCTTTTCCACGACTCGGGGCTCCGAGTTCGTCCGTGAGGCGGCGGCTCTGCCCGCCCGTTAGCTGCGCCGAGGCCCGCGGTTGGCGGCCGGCTGAAAGAACGTGGGGAGACGCCGCGGCGCGACACGCGAAGAGTTCCCCTCGCTTAGGGTCGGGCATAGCCCGGGGCGTGAACCCAGCCCGGTCCAGCCCTGTCCGAGCCCCTGTTCGAGGGACACGTGTATTCTAAGGCGTCGCCGCCCCCTAGCGGTCAGCCTGTGTTTTGCACCCTGCGTCGGATTAATGATCATCGTCCAGTAATCACGATCGGTCAGCTGCCCTTTGGGGAAAAGCTTTCTCCGTAGTGGTTACGGCGAACTCCCTAGATGAGTCTCTGCGACACTGCGCCCTGCCTTTCAAGGATGGGTTGGGTTCTGAAGGGGTGCATAAAGGCTAAAAAACGAATGTAATTAATAAATTAGCAGTTGGCAGGGCAGACTTAAATATGAATGGGAAATAACTTGTACTTGATTTCTGACAACGGGGAAGATAGGTTAGTCTCATGCACTGGAACTAATCCTTAAAGGTAATTCTGACCGGAACATTGCTATTAAAtagagaaatgaaaaataaaaatgaaaaaatctgGGGGCAACAGGTTTCACCAGGGGATGGTACCCTTGGTTAATTCTTAAGATAATATGTGACAGACGGACACAATATCCCTGGCAGAAAAGTAGGATCCAAATTAAATTGATTGCCACCACCATTCCTGCtgcacaatttttatttattcatttaaaaatgtatatggatAGCCATCTagaccagcatttttcaaacttggcaactttaagatgcgtggacttccattcccagaattccccagccagcattccccatcccagaattctgggaatggaagtccacgcatcttaaagttgccaagtttgaaaaatgctggtctAGATATGGAACTCCAGGCAGCAAATACAAAAATGTAATGCATAAATCCAGTCAATTAACAGAACCAAGTCAAGGCCccactaaaaaaaaatctcactgccAACACACGCATTCTCCAACAACATTACCAACTCCCATTGAATTTCTAAAATTCTCCTCACATTTCTGTTCACCTCTTTCAACAGACCTTtctaaatgaaggaaaaaaaactaccTGGGAATGCGGGAAGGAAGAAATCTTATGCTCCCCTTCTCTGGATATATCCAAGCAAAGGCTGGATAGCGATTTGTTGAAGGTGCTTTAAtatgaattcctgcactgagttgGGGGTCTGACTAGATGGCCTCCGGGGTCATTCTGACAGTAGAATTCTATGATTCTCTGAGTAGGCATGGAATGGTGCAGAGGGAACAGTGTTAGGCCTGTATAAAAGGGACTGGAGTTTTTGGGTCAGGGTGTTGTGGGAACTCAGCCCTGGTCTTCAGTGCTGTGTGAATcaatgcattacaggtagtcctcacttaacaaccattcatttagtgatggttcagacttacaacggtgctggaaaaaacaacttgcgactggtcctcacacttacaaccatcacagcatccccacagacacatgatcacgatttgggcgcttggcaaccggttcacgttTGTGACTGCCCCATGGTCTTGTGATCGCTGTTTTCGACCTTTCCggctgcttctggcaagcacattcaatggggagccacatgattcacttaacgaccatgtggttcgcttaacgcccatggtgattcgctgaatgactgctgcaaaaaaggtcaaaCTCAGGTcagattcagttaatgaccactttgcttagcaactgaaattccggtcccagttgtggttgttaagtgaggactacctgtatcttaaaTTAGGACTTCCCAAACAACAGgttccagtctcctggttttgtgAATGTACTTGGGGGGAGGAATTAGGGGAGAATTGTGGATGCAAAGCAGGATTACTATCAGAAttcactgcctggacaagcccacAGTAAAGTCAGAGTAGTTACTGTGGAAAGCAAATATCAGTGCAAAATAAACATGAGACGCTTGAAAAGGGAACTCGGATTTCAGCAATTTTTTTAACCAGCTCATCCTTCCTTTTACAAACAGGATATTCAGTCTgatttttcattgtttatttccACTGAAAAGATTTGGATGTTGTAAGACTCTACCATCGTTTTACGTGATAGCTTAACATTTAATTCTTGAAAGTGCTATATTTACCCTGCCAAGACTAAAATCATTAGTCCTGGGAGTGGGTCACATCTctgcaaagtttgagaatccctgCCTTAATCCATAAAATGGTCTGTTTATTTGGAAAAATGACCTCCTGAGGTGGTATTTCCAAACCAGAATAAGTTCCAAAGGTGTGAAGGGCTGTAGAATGGAATGATGTCGCTGCCAAAGTGACAGATTAGGAATACCAAAAAAGGAGGCAAATTAAAGGGAGAAATGCTAGCAATAATTCTTGCAAGAGTGGTGCTTGTCTGTTTGTATGCCCCCAATTGAACTCACTATTAACTCTTTATGATTGAGGTCAGTATCTCTAAGGTGTAAAACTGAGCAGGTGAATCTACATTTCCGTTGCAGAAAACAAGTCCCCCAGCGCCCCCTTGTGTTTTTGGAGAGCACCACCTGGGATactcaatctcagatatgcagatgataccactttgatggctgaaagcgaagaggaactggggagccttatgatgaaggtgaaagaagaaagtgcaaaagctggtttgcagctaaacctcaaaaaaaccaagattatggcaaccagcttgattgataactggcaaatagagggagaaaatgtagaagcagtgaaagactttgtattcctaggtgcaaagattactgcagatgctgactgcagtcaggaaatcagaagacgcttaatccttgggagaagagcaatgacaaatctcgatcaaatagtcaagagcagagacatcacacttgtcctgattaccaggaaacacactgaggcgaggacttggtctctaatatttattagtagtacttaac contains:
- the LHFPL7 gene encoding LHFPL tetraspan subfamily member 7 protein, whose translation is MPARRKKKAAAGGRGEAALLPERPAVAAASAAGRAPPAAALPRMFSGVGCFWVLLSSCLVAVCSFGFLSPAWIVRERGGGRRWGGTAPAALEGGGGGGGGGGGEVSFGLLWHCSDAARRVDDCYALGGLGGFGEIPSASWQTSAVLCAGGCALLAFSSLLAVIVLFLPSGQCERRICTLAGYIQTAAVFIMGFGLLVYPFGLGSSAVRRHCEDSSVYYAGSCQLGWGYMLAIVGVMLSVFLPFFAKYAPKEHPYPTPIPTVL